The nucleotide sequence ACGCCACTAGACTTACAGGACTGCTGGTGCCCGGGACCGCGGAGGCTCTCATTGGCGCCGCTACCGGGACGCCGGCGGAATTCGTGGGACCTTTAGGGCTTGCGGGATGGATGAACAGCCTGGACGTGGTAAGCCTGCCCGTGTGGCTTGTGCTGGCTGGAATCATCTCTGTTGGAGCGGGACTGTTCAATCTGTTGCCGTTGCCTCCGCTTGATGGCGGCCGGGCGCTAGTGGCAAGGGTCGAAGAGAGGTTGGGAGTGTGCCGCCTTGAGCTGCTCGAGAGAATGGGTATTGTGCTGGTAGCAGCGTTGGGAATCGTCGTCGCCATAGGCGACCTATTTGAGATCGTCTTCTGAATGGGAGGAGGAGAATGGTGTTCAAGATTGGCATTGACCTGGGATATGGGTTTGTGAAGGGCGTAGACACAATAGGCTCAAAACTATGCTTCCCATCGGTAGTCGCTCGCGGGAGAAAGCGGCAACTAACCAGCCTCTTTGGAGGAGCCGTGAAGGAATACGAGGTTGTCCTGAACGGGGAGGCGTACGCCGTAGGCGAGCGGGCCCTGCGCGGCGGGGATGCGACACGGGCGTTTGGCGAAGATCGATATGAGCATTTCTCTTCACCGGTGTTGCTGGCGACTGCGCTCGCCATACTGACCAAAGGTTCTGGGCAGCCGGTACATGTCGCTACGGGACTGCCCCTGAGTTACTATGCGGTTCACGGCGAGCGATTCCGGGACATGATCTTGCGAATGGCGGATGCCCGCGTGGAAATCCCCGGGTTATACGAGGGGACTCGACGGCTGAATATCGGGGACGCGACGATATATCCGCAAGCTGCGGGCGCGCTTTGGTCCTACCTTTTTGACGAGAATGGGAGGATGACAGATCCCGCGTATGTGGCCCAGGGTGGCTTGGTCGGCGTGGTGGACATCGGATACAAGACGACTGACTACTTGTTGGCCGATCTCGCAGGCCTTGAAATCCTGGAAGAGCTGTCCGGCACTATCAACATGGGCATGTCCGAC is from Bacillota bacterium and encodes:
- a CDS encoding ParM/StbA family protein, producing MVFKIGIDLGYGFVKGVDTIGSKLCFPSVVARGRKRQLTSLFGGAVKEYEVVLNGEAYAVGERALRGGDATRAFGEDRYEHFSSPVLLATALAILTKGSGQPVHVATGLPLSYYAVHGERFRDMILRMADARVEIPGLYEGTRRLNIGDATIYPQAAGALWSYLFDENGRMTDPAYVAQGGLVGVVDIGYKTTDYLLADLAGLEILEELSGTINMGMSDIFKEVQSEIQGETGHVVDLLKVEGGVLTGRLWFMGREIDVAAKSERLGKRVAETIADRLMLAWRDQRRFLRCLYVAGGGAATLAHYLETGDSPVQCIPDPQYANARGFVCAAAVKERRAMLAAVRGTTGHNSPVEKLA